A window of Oncorhynchus tshawytscha isolate Ot180627B linkage group LG10, Otsh_v2.0, whole genome shotgun sequence contains these coding sequences:
- the LOC112259658 gene encoding serine/arginine repetitive matrix protein 1 isoform X4, which produces MAQEGRPPKDKTPHTVPGHQIQSPSDSDPSSQPHGEWHKRGRPPKDKTPHTVPGHQIQSPSDSDPSSQPHGEWHKRGRPPKDKTPHTVPEHQIQSPSDSDPSSQPHGEWHKRGRPPKDKTPHTVPGHQIQSPSDSDTCSQREEQTDAVTVTHPLSSNSPVPEDRCQSPVRKYRKKSETPKVDQPQETDQSQETDQWQEIQSPSDSDPSSQPHSERRKRGRPPKDKTPHTVPGHQIQSRSDSDPSSQPHSERRKRGRPPKDKTPHTVPGHQTNQALTDTHACSQPEDQTEAETQSLTSNSPAPGLEDRCPAPVTKRKYTKKSETPKVDQSQETDQSQESENLSKRKHASKTSQTSKVAQSQETVQSQETVRKWKHTKKSQSHKVDQSQETEGNREKTSEISLKRKLESQVETVKKRKYTKKSKSHNVVSANHISLPVLSADLSPSVVSSTHNPSGVPKRKHRKKTQSHRVDSEIVSSFPVLSAEPSSGLKRSLSPTLSPPGVSSSTSTPKRVRGRTKGVQQQICLSSTPGPRSIGTANPFSVSLSPLAPSSKPDSPQNASPITWKLFHLDKIPEPDGAVPSSKPWGKPRGRPRKDPAGVKKRAVVKGVKKPAVVKGVKKPAVVKGVKKPAVVKGVKKPAVVKGVKKPAVVKGVKKPAVVKGVKKPAVVKGVKKPAVVKGVKKPAVVKGVKKPAVVKGVKKPSVVKGVKKPSVVKGVKKPSVVKGVKKPAVVKGVKKPAVVKGVKKPAVVKGVKKPAVVKVVKKPAVVKRVKTQCGKKVKTAAEGDSQTCSSEEGPPAKHRRRIRKGLTAEGVERVGLQSDDSTSSQPIQCSRPRFELLELDSPDEDTGDASLSSNLSIELSLQEDHLTSLPLEEEEEEQEDEEDLPSFLNNTKPLSITEGICVWCKFRNYPFWPAMVKSVNRKMKKASIVFIDNLLFDKKRIRKGFSVALKTLKPFDCEEADQLVCKARESYDAAIKWCLELIADYRIRIGCGFTGSFIEYFSDDISCPVRRRYPQSTSDLNFPSKLMLEEQFLTSDLEEEEEEGSGRQEEERRRRRRRRKLLPDRSKAARNRANEKLVDFIVKQRRVETRLLGVIGGQQQSKWLRWFLAASRSVVDTYLEDEDQLDQVYQYLRGVYDNAPLTAPCLADVDRIRLVLDVLLPEAIIYAIAGVDKLSLVKAEDKYLKGPCLSKREREEFDWMIEQQMKMKASIGQRPAH; this is translated from the exons ATGGCACAAGAGGGGAGGCCACCCAAAGACAAGACACCTCATACTGTCCCAGGACATCAGATCCAGTCCCCTTCAGATTCAGACCCAAGTTCACAGCCACATGGTGAATGGCACAAGAGGGGGAGGCCACCCAAAGACAAGACACCTCATACTGTCCCAGGACATCAGATCCAGTCCCCTTCAGATTCAGACCCAAGTTCACAGCCACATGGTGAATGGCACAAGAGGGGGAGGCCACCCAAAGACAAGACACCTCATACTGTCCCAGAACATCAGATCCAGTCCCCTTCAGATTCAGACCCAAGTTCACAGCCACATGGTGAATGGCACAAGAGGGGGAGGCCACCCAAAGACAAGACACCTCATACTGTCCCAGGACATCAAATCCAGTCCCCTTCAGATTCAGACACATGTTCACAGCGAGAGGAACAAACGGATGCTGTCACAGTGACACATCCCCTCTCATCCAACTCACCTGTGCCTGAGGACCGGTGTCAGTCACCGGTGAGGAAGTATAGAAAAAAATCAGAGACCCCTAAGGTAGACCAGCCGCAGGAGACTGACCAGTCGCAGGAGACTGACCAGTGGCAGGAGATCCAGTCCCCTTCTGATTCAGACCCAAGTTCACAGCCACACAGTGAACGGCGCAAGAG GGGGAGGCCACCCAAAGACAAGACACCTCATACTGTCCCAGGACATCAAATCCAGTCCCGTTCTGATTCAGACCCAAGTTCACAGCCACACAGTGAACGGCGCAAGAGGGGGAGGCCACCCAAAGACAAGACACCTCATACTGTCCCAGGACATCAGACCAATCAGGCCCTAACAGATACACACGCATGTTCACAGCCAGAGGACCAAACAGAGGCTGAGACACAGTCCTTGACATCCAACTCACCTGCGCCTGGCCTTGAGGACAGGTGTCCGGCACCGGTGACAAAGAGGAAGTATACAAAAAAATCTGAGACCCCTAAGGTAGACCAGTCGCAGGAGACCGACCAGTCGCAGGAGAGTGAGAATTTGAGCAAGCGGAAACATGCATCTAAAACGTCACAGACCTCCAAGGTAGCTCAATCACAGGAGACTGTCCAGTCGCAGGAGACTGTGAGGAAGTGGAAACATACTAAAAAGTCacagagccataaagtagaccaGTCACAGGAAACTGAGGGGAATAGGGAAAAGACATCTGAAATATCGCTGAAGCGTAAGCTAGAGTCACAAGTGGAGACTGTAAAAAAGAGAAAATATACTAAGAAATCAAAGAGCCATAATGTAGTCTCTGCCAACCACATCTCACTCCCTGTGCTATCTGCAGACCTCTCCCCCAGCGTTGTCTCTTCCACACACAACCCTTCTGGTGTCCCAAagagaaaacatagaaaaaaaacaCAGAGCCACAGGGTAGACTCCGAGATCGTCTCTTCATTCCCTGTTCTATCTGCAGAACCCTCTTCTGGCTTAAAGAGGAGCCTCTCTCCTACTCTCAGCCCTCCTGGTGTCTCTTCCTCGACAAGCACACCTAAGAGAGTCAGAGGCAGAACTAAGGGGGTCCAGCAACAGATCTGTCTTAGCTCCACCCCAGGCCCCAGATCCATAGGAACAGCCaaccccttctctgtctctctgtctcccctggcCCCCAGCTCTAAGCCAGACAGCCCTCAGAACGCCTCACCTATCACCTGGAAGCTGTTCCATCTAGACAAG ATTCCAGAGCCAGACGGAGCTGTACCCAGCAGTAAACCTTGGGGTAAACCCAGAGGTCGACCAAGGAAGGACCCGGCTGGAGTGAAGAAGAGGGCTGTAGTGAAGGGAGTGAAGAAGCCGGCTGTCGTGAAGGGAGTGAAGAAGCCGGCTGTCGTGAAGGGAGTGAAGAAGCCGGCTGTCGTGAAGGGAGTGAAGAAGCCGGCTGTCGTGAAGGGAGTGAAGAAGCCGGCTGTCGTGAAGGGAGTGAAGAAGCCGGCTGTCGTGAAGGGAGTGAAGAAGCCGGCTGTCGTGAAGGGAGTGAAGAAGCCGGCTGTCGTGAAGGGAGTGAAGAAGCCGGCTGTCGTGAAGGGAGTGAAGAAGCCGGCTGTCGTGAAGGGAGTGAAGAAGCCGTCTGTCGTGAAGGGAGTGAAGAAGCCGTCTGTCGTGAAGGGAGTGAAGAAGCCGTCTGTCGTGAAGGGAGTGAAGAAGCCGGCTGTCGTGAAGGGAGTGAAGAAGCCGGCTGTCGTGAAGGGAGTGAAGAAGCCGGCTGTCGTGAAGGGAGTGAAGAAGCCGGCTGTCGTGAAGGTAGTGAAGAAGCCGGCTGTCGTGAAGAGAGTGAAGACTCAGTGTGGTAAGAAGGTGAAGACTGCAGCAGAGGGAGATTCCCAGACCTGCAGCTCAGAGGAGGGGCCTCCAGCCAAGCACAGACGTAGAATCAGGAAGGGTCTTACagcagagggagtggagagagtcGGGCTGCAGAGTGACGACAGCACCAGCTCTCAGCCAATCCAATGCTCCAGACCACGGTTTGAGCTACTGGAGTTGGACTCACCGGATGAAGACACAGGAGATGCCTCCCTGTCCTCAAACCTGTCCATCGAACTGAGCCTACAGGAAGACCACCTGACATCACTTCCtcttgaagaggaggaggaagagcaggaggatgaggaagatctGCCCAGTTTCTTAAATAACACAA AGCCGCTGTCCATAACAGAGGGAATATGTGTTTGGTGCAAATTTAGAAACTATCCTTTCTGGCCGGCAATG gtGAAAAGCGTGAACCGGAAGATGAAGAAAGCCAGCATTGTGTTTATTGACAACCTGCTGTTTGACAAGAAGAGGATACGAAAAGG CTTCTCTGTGGCCTTAAAAACATTGAAGCCTTTTGACTGTGAAGAGGCTGATCAGCTTGTG TGTAAAGCCAGAGAGAGTTATGATGCTGCCATCAAATGGTGCCTGGAGCTGATCGCCGACTATAGAATCCGTATCG GATGTGGCTTCACCGGTTCCTTCATTGAATACTTTTCAGATGACATAA GCTGTCCTGTGAGGAGACGTTATCCTCAGAGTACCTCTGACCTCAACTTCCCCAGTAAGCTGATGTTGGAGGAGCAGTTTTTAACCTCTGAccttgaggaggaagaggaggagggcagCGGccgtcaggaggaggagaggaggaggaggaggagaaggaggaagctACTGCCTGACCGCTCCAAGGCAGCACGTAACCGTGCCAATGAGAAACTGGTGGACTTCATCGTTAAGCAACGCCGGGTGGAGACGCGCCTTCTA GGCGTGATTGGCGGGCAGCAACAATCTAAGTGGTTGCGATGGTTCCTGGCAGCCAGCCGTTCAGTAGTGGACACCTACCTGGAGGATGAGGATCAGCTGGACCAGGTGTATCAGTACCTGAGGGGGGTGTATGATAACGCCCCCCTCACCGCCCCCTGCCTGGCTGACGTTGACCGCATTCGCCTCGTCCTGGACGTCCTCTTACCTGAG GCTATTATCTATGCCATAGCTGGAGTGGACAAGTTGTCACTGGTGAAGGCAGAGGACAAATACCTAAAAGGGCCCTGTCTGAGTAAAAG ggaaagagaggagtttGATTGGATGATCGAGCAACAGATGAAGATGAAAGCATCGATCGGTCAGCGTCCTGCGCACTGA
- the LOC112259658 gene encoding serine/arginine repetitive matrix protein 1 isoform X3, with amino-acid sequence MAQEGRPPKDKTPHTVPGHQIQSPSDSDPSSQPHGEWHKRGRPPKDKTPHTVPGHQIQSPSDSDPSSQPHGEWHKRGRPPKDKTPHTVPEHQIQSPSDSDPSSQPHGEWHKRGRPPKDKTPHTVPGHQIQSPSDSDTCSQREEQTDAVTVTHPLSSNSPVPEDRCQSPVRKYRKKSETPKVDQPQETDQSQETDQWQEIQSPSDSDPSSQPHSERRKRGRPPKDKTPHTVPGHQIQSRSDSDPSSQPHSERRKRGRPPKDKTPHTVPGHQIQSRSDSDPSSQPHSERRKRGRPPKDKTPHTVPGHQTNQALTDTHACSQPEDQTEAETQSLTSNSPAPGLEDRCPAPVTKRKYTKKSETPKVDQSQETDQSQESENLSKRKHASKTSQTSKVAQSQETVQSQETVRKWKHTKKSQSHKVDQSQETEGNREKTSEISLKRKLESQVETVKKRKYTKKSKSHNVVSANHISLPVLSADLSPSVVSSTHNPSGVPKRKHRKKTQSHRVDSEIVSSFPVLSAEPSSGLKRSLSPTLSPPGVSSSTSTPKRVRGRTKGVQQQICLSSTPGPRSIGTANPFSVSLSPLAPSSKPDSPQNASPITWKLFHLDKIPEPDGAVPSSKPWGKPRGRPRKDPAGVKKRAVVKGVKKPAVVKGVKKPAVVKGVKKPAVVKGVKKPAVVKGVKKPAVVKGVKKPAVVKGVKKPAVVKGVKKPAVVKGVKKPAVVKGVKKPAVVKGVKKPSVVKGVKKPSVVKGVKKPSVVKGVKKPAVVKGVKKPAVVKGVKKPAVVKGVKKPAVVKVVKKPAVVKRVKTQCGKKVKTAAEGDSQTCSSEEGPPAKHRRRIRKGLTAEGVERVGLQSDDSTSSQPIQCSRPRFELLELDSPDEDTGDASLSSNLSIELSLQEDHLTSLPLEEEEEEQEDEEDLPSFLNNTKPLSITEGICVWCKFRNYPFWPAMVKSVNRKMKKASIVFIDNLLFDKKRIRKGFSVALKTLKPFDCEEADQLVCKARESYDAAIKWCLELIADYRIRIGCGFTGSFIEYFSDDISCPVRRRYPQSTSDLNFPSKLMLEEQFLTSDLEEEEEEGSGRQEEERRRRRRRRKLLPDRSKAARNRANEKLVDFIVKQRRVETRLLGVIGGQQQSKWLRWFLAASRSVVDTYLEDEDQLDQVYQYLRGVYDNAPLTAPCLADVDRIRLVLDVLLPEAIIYAIAGVDKLSLVKAEDKYLKGPCLSKREREEFDWMIEQQMKMKASIGQRPAH; translated from the exons ATGGCACAAGAGGGGAGGCCACCCAAAGACAAGACACCTCATACTGTCCCAGGACATCAGATCCAGTCCCCTTCAGATTCAGACCCAAGTTCACAGCCACATGGTGAATGGCACAAGAGGGGGAGGCCACCCAAAGACAAGACACCTCATACTGTCCCAGGACATCAGATCCAGTCCCCTTCAGATTCAGACCCAAGTTCACAGCCACATGGTGAATGGCACAAGAGGGGGAGGCCACCCAAAGACAAGACACCTCATACTGTCCCAGAACATCAGATCCAGTCCCCTTCAGATTCAGACCCAAGTTCACAGCCACATGGTGAATGGCACAAGAGGGGGAGGCCACCCAAAGACAAGACACCTCATACTGTCCCAGGACATCAAATCCAGTCCCCTTCAGATTCAGACACATGTTCACAGCGAGAGGAACAAACGGATGCTGTCACAGTGACACATCCCCTCTCATCCAACTCACCTGTGCCTGAGGACCGGTGTCAGTCACCGGTGAGGAAGTATAGAAAAAAATCAGAGACCCCTAAGGTAGACCAGCCGCAGGAGACTGACCAGTCGCAGGAGACTGACCAGTGGCAGGAGATCCAGTCCCCTTCTGATTCAGACCCAAGTTCACAGCCACACAGTGAACGGCGCAAGAGGGGGAGGCCACCCAAAGACAAGACACCTCATACTGTCCCAGGACATCAAATCCAGTCCCGTTCTGATTCAGACCCAAGTTCACAGCCACACAGTGAACGGCGCAAGAGGGGGAGGCCACCCAAAGACAAGACACCTCATACTGTCCCAGGACATCAAATCCAGTCCCGTTCTGATTCAGACCCAAGTTCACAGCCACACAGTGAACGGCGCAAGAGGGGGAGGCCACCCAAAGACAAGACACCTCATACTGTCCCAGGACATCAGACCAATCAGGCCCTAACAGATACACACGCATGTTCACAGCCAGAGGACCAAACAGAGGCTGAGACACAGTCCTTGACATCCAACTCACCTGCGCCTGGCCTTGAGGACAGGTGTCCGGCACCGGTGACAAAGAGGAAGTATACAAAAAAATCTGAGACCCCTAAGGTAGACCAGTCGCAGGAGACCGACCAGTCGCAGGAGAGTGAGAATTTGAGCAAGCGGAAACATGCATCTAAAACGTCACAGACCTCCAAGGTAGCTCAATCACAGGAGACTGTCCAGTCGCAGGAGACTGTGAGGAAGTGGAAACATACTAAAAAGTCacagagccataaagtagaccaGTCACAGGAAACTGAGGGGAATAGGGAAAAGACATCTGAAATATCGCTGAAGCGTAAGCTAGAGTCACAAGTGGAGACTGTAAAAAAGAGAAAATATACTAAGAAATCAAAGAGCCATAATGTAGTCTCTGCCAACCACATCTCACTCCCTGTGCTATCTGCAGACCTCTCCCCCAGCGTTGTCTCTTCCACACACAACCCTTCTGGTGTCCCAAagagaaaacatagaaaaaaaacaCAGAGCCACAGGGTAGACTCCGAGATCGTCTCTTCATTCCCTGTTCTATCTGCAGAACCCTCTTCTGGCTTAAAGAGGAGCCTCTCTCCTACTCTCAGCCCTCCTGGTGTCTCTTCCTCGACAAGCACACCTAAGAGAGTCAGAGGCAGAACTAAGGGGGTCCAGCAACAGATCTGTCTTAGCTCCACCCCAGGCCCCAGATCCATAGGAACAGCCaaccccttctctgtctctctgtctcccctggcCCCCAGCTCTAAGCCAGACAGCCCTCAGAACGCCTCACCTATCACCTGGAAGCTGTTCCATCTAGACAAG ATTCCAGAGCCAGACGGAGCTGTACCCAGCAGTAAACCTTGGGGTAAACCCAGAGGTCGACCAAGGAAGGACCCGGCTGGAGTGAAGAAGAGGGCTGTAGTGAAGGGAGTGAAGAAGCCGGCTGTCGTGAAGGGAGTGAAGAAGCCGGCTGTCGTGAAGGGAGTGAAGAAGCCGGCTGTCGTGAAGGGAGTGAAGAAGCCGGCTGTCGTGAAGGGAGTGAAGAAGCCGGCTGTCGTGAAGGGAGTGAAGAAGCCGGCTGTCGTGAAGGGAGTGAAGAAGCCGGCTGTCGTGAAGGGAGTGAAGAAGCCGGCTGTCGTGAAGGGAGTGAAGAAGCCGGCTGTCGTGAAGGGAGTGAAGAAGCCGGCTGTCGTGAAGGGAGTGAAGAAGCCGTCTGTCGTGAAGGGAGTGAAGAAGCCGTCTGTCGTGAAGGGAGTGAAGAAGCCGTCTGTCGTGAAGGGAGTGAAGAAGCCGGCTGTCGTGAAGGGAGTGAAGAAGCCGGCTGTCGTGAAGGGAGTGAAGAAGCCGGCTGTCGTGAAGGGAGTGAAGAAGCCGGCTGTCGTGAAGGTAGTGAAGAAGCCGGCTGTCGTGAAGAGAGTGAAGACTCAGTGTGGTAAGAAGGTGAAGACTGCAGCAGAGGGAGATTCCCAGACCTGCAGCTCAGAGGAGGGGCCTCCAGCCAAGCACAGACGTAGAATCAGGAAGGGTCTTACagcagagggagtggagagagtcGGGCTGCAGAGTGACGACAGCACCAGCTCTCAGCCAATCCAATGCTCCAGACCACGGTTTGAGCTACTGGAGTTGGACTCACCGGATGAAGACACAGGAGATGCCTCCCTGTCCTCAAACCTGTCCATCGAACTGAGCCTACAGGAAGACCACCTGACATCACTTCCtcttgaagaggaggaggaagagcaggaggatgaggaagatctGCCCAGTTTCTTAAATAACACAA AGCCGCTGTCCATAACAGAGGGAATATGTGTTTGGTGCAAATTTAGAAACTATCCTTTCTGGCCGGCAATG gtGAAAAGCGTGAACCGGAAGATGAAGAAAGCCAGCATTGTGTTTATTGACAACCTGCTGTTTGACAAGAAGAGGATACGAAAAGG CTTCTCTGTGGCCTTAAAAACATTGAAGCCTTTTGACTGTGAAGAGGCTGATCAGCTTGTG TGTAAAGCCAGAGAGAGTTATGATGCTGCCATCAAATGGTGCCTGGAGCTGATCGCCGACTATAGAATCCGTATCG GATGTGGCTTCACCGGTTCCTTCATTGAATACTTTTCAGATGACATAA GCTGTCCTGTGAGGAGACGTTATCCTCAGAGTACCTCTGACCTCAACTTCCCCAGTAAGCTGATGTTGGAGGAGCAGTTTTTAACCTCTGAccttgaggaggaagaggaggagggcagCGGccgtcaggaggaggagaggaggaggaggaggagaaggaggaagctACTGCCTGACCGCTCCAAGGCAGCACGTAACCGTGCCAATGAGAAACTGGTGGACTTCATCGTTAAGCAACGCCGGGTGGAGACGCGCCTTCTA GGCGTGATTGGCGGGCAGCAACAATCTAAGTGGTTGCGATGGTTCCTGGCAGCCAGCCGTTCAGTAGTGGACACCTACCTGGAGGATGAGGATCAGCTGGACCAGGTGTATCAGTACCTGAGGGGGGTGTATGATAACGCCCCCCTCACCGCCCCCTGCCTGGCTGACGTTGACCGCATTCGCCTCGTCCTGGACGTCCTCTTACCTGAG GCTATTATCTATGCCATAGCTGGAGTGGACAAGTTGTCACTGGTGAAGGCAGAGGACAAATACCTAAAAGGGCCCTGTCTGAGTAAAAG ggaaagagaggagtttGATTGGATGATCGAGCAACAGATGAAGATGAAAGCATCGATCGGTCAGCGTCCTGCGCACTGA